Part of the Aquicella lusitana genome is shown below.
AATAGATATTTTTGCCCAGGTTGGTATGGTGTTCATGGTATTGCACATACATGCGGGCAACCTGTTGATCGAGGGTTTCTACCTGATGCGGGAGAAAGCCGGTTAAGCCAAACTCCTCTCGCTCTTCATGGGTAAAAGCACAACCTTTGTTTAATTTAGGCATATCGAGCAGGGCATGACCAGTCAGGCCTGTTTCGATGGCCGTTATTTCACCTTCATTATTGCGTATGATCTTAAATTCAAACATAGCGTCACTCTTTGCTTTTATTGTGTGCCTAAATGTGTACCATACCCGAGCAGTCTTAATTTATTATACCGTAGAATATGATAATTTATTGGCTATTCCGCGGCGGATGCCGTCCTTCAGGGAGGCGTAGTTTAGTCGCGATGAATGCAGAACTCTAGTACATGACGAGGGAGTATGCGTAAAAATATTGCTGTGTATGCAGGTACATTTGATCCTATCACTTATGGGCATATCGATCTGATTGAGCGTGCTTCGCGTATTTTTGACAAAGTTATTGTGGCCATCGCCTTAAACAAAAATAAAAAACCCTTGTTCTCGCTGTCAGAGCGGGTTCAGCTGACCACAAAGATCTTGTCGGATTACAAAAATGTGGAAATTGATGGATTTGACTCACTGTTGCTGGATTTTGCCAAGCAGCACGGCGCAAATGTTATTTTGCGAGGTTTGCGCGCGGTAGCGGATTTTGACTACGAATTTCAGCTTGCTAGTATGAATCGCAACTTGAATCCCGCGATAGAGAGCATGTTTTTAATGCCCGCTGAAAAATATATGTATATTTCTTCCAGTCTCGTGCGCGAAATTGCATCGCTCGGTGGTAAAGTCACAGGGTTTGTCCCGCCGCTTATCGTAGAGGCATTACATAAGAAATTTCACGAGGTGTGAAAAACCATGTCCTTGATCATCACTGATGAATGCATTAATTGTGATGTTTGTGAACCTGTTTGCCCAAATACCGCTATTTACCAGGGCGAACTGATTTATGAAATCTCTCCTGACAAATGCACGGAATGCGTGGGGCATTTTGCCGAGCCACAGTGTGTATCTGTTTGTCCTGTTGACTGCATTATCAAGGATCCGCAACACCCTGAAACGGATGAGCAACTGATGGAAAAATATCAGCGTTTGACAGGGGAAAGCGTTAAATAAGTGTGAAATCGTAATTTACTGGACTTTGACCATGTTACAAAATGCTCGACAATGCTGTCATCCTGAGAGCGTTTCAGTTAGTATTTTCACAAGAATTTGCTACACGAGAAGAGGCATTGGCATCGGAAAGACAAATAAAAGGTTGGAGTCGACAGAAAAAAGAAGCATTAATCAGGGGTGATTGGCAAGGATTGTCAATTTATGCAAAAAGGCGAAAGAAATTTGATTAAAAATGCCCTTCGAGACGGCCGCTTTGCGGCCTCCTCAGGCGAACGGTTAGAAGTTTTGTCGCTTCGCTCCATTACTGTCCGGTAAATTTCTGTTCTCGTCGTCCCGTGACGACGGCGGGCGTAGCTGGATCGTTCTTTGCCGCTGTCATCATGGCTGTATTATTGTAACGATGCGATTTTTTATCAGGATGGCTTTGTGTTTCGATCAACCATGCGTTAATAGCGCGCAAATCATCAAAGCTTAATGTGCCTGCCGCTTGCTTCAACGCCAATACATTGTTGACAAAAGCATAGCGGTCTGTGGCGTATTGTGTCTGTGCCTGATAAAGTTTTTGCCGCTGATTAAGTACGTTTACCAGCGTCTCGGTGCCCACCCTGTAGCTTGCTTCCATGCCTTCAAGCGAGCTGATATTGGATTTGATTGCTTGCTGATCCGCCTTGATCTGACTGATGCCGGCGATAATGTTTAAATAACTTTGACGTGTTGTGTTGGCAGTATTGCGAATGGTTTGCTCCAACTGTTGCTCGGCGGATTGATAGTTGTAAACCGCCTGATTAGTCTGGGCCACAACACCGCCGCCAGAAAAAATAGGTACATTAATGTTTAGGGCAATCGCGCGGTCTGTTTGTGTGCCGGGGCCATTGCGTGAGGTCAGCGAGTCATAACCATTAATATTATTTTCGTATAATCTGTCCATCGTCCCCTGCAGGTTCACAGTCGGTAAATGGCCTGCAATCTGTTGCCGGATGCTTTGCCGCGAGGAATCAACACTGTATTGCGATGACTTGATGGACCAGTTTTGTAAGATAGCTGTTTTTACCCACGCTTCCATGTTGGCGGGTTGCGGTGTTACCAGTGGAAAGGCTTCGCTTAATTTGGATAAATGCGGATAATATTTTCCGGTAATGACACGAAGATTTTCACGATCATTGGCAAGCGTCGTCTCGGCTGCAATATAACTGGCTACCGCGGATTCATAGGAGGCTTGTGCTGTATATACATCGGTAACAGTTTTGAGTCCGACTTTATATTGTTGCCTAACCTGATCCAGCTGCTCGGCATAAGCTTGTTTGGCCGCTTCATTGTAGCTTAAATTATCTTCGTCCCGCAAAACGGCAAAATAGGCGCTGGCAACGCGCGTCATCAGGTTTTGCAAAGAAGCGTTTAGCGTGGCATCAGCACTTTTGGATGTTGCTACGGCACCTGCGACGCCTGCGAATTTGGAAAAATCGAAAACCGTTTGCGTGACAGTCAGCGTTAATGTATAGGCACGCGCTGTATTATTACGGGGCGATAAAGGCGCGCCCGTGTTGGCGTCCACCGAGAAATTGGACCCTGCGAACCCGGAACGAGTGACAGAGGGCACTGCCTGTACGGAAAGATTGGGCAGAAGCGAAGAAACACTAATGGGTACACCTTCTTTGGTAGAGAGACGTTGTGCAACTGCCTGCTGGTACGTAGGATCGCTTAAAAGCGCTTGTTGATAGACTTCAATCAGATCAGCAGCGCTTGCTGTTATCTGCCAGCTTGATAAGGCAATTAATAACAGAACTCTTTTTTTCATCACCTGGTTTCCTACGTTAGTAGCTCTCACCTTGTTAAGGTTAAAAACAAGCAAACCCTGTTTGAGGCGGAATACCTCAAACAGGGGGAATAAAGATTACTTTTACTTGATAAGTTTGGCAACAAGCTCGTTTAGCAATGCCTGGAATTTTGCTGCTTCGTTGACGCCCGGCTGCTGCAATTCTACGCTGCCATCGGGGTTGTTTCTTGTTTTTACAGATGCTGCGCCGCTTTCAAGGGCTTTTTTTGCAAAATCGATCACAGGGGTTGAGCCAGAATGAACGGGTCCCTTGTTTGTGACGGCTTTTGCTTTTAAATTGGCCTTGCCTTGCAAGCGCTGCCAGAGGTTTATTTGATAGTCCGCTACTTTGTGCTCATCCATGACAATTCCGCCGGTGGGCCAATCGTAATAATGAGCGGCAGTCCAGGGCATTTTCCATTGCAGGTAAGGATAGGCAGGCCCTGAAATCAGTCGTTCGCCATAGCCAGCCATGGAAATGACCGTATTTCCCCAGATAATTTCCTGCGCGGTGTATTCATCCTTACCCATGCGGTGATAAACCTGAACAAGATCCTTCACTGGAACCCACCAGGTGCCAGGCTGGGATAGCCACTGGTTTTTGTCGACATTGACCAGTAAATCAATGCCCGTATCACCATAGTTATGTGCAGTTTCGCCGTCACCGTGAAAATCCTTGTCTCGAATCACAGGGTAAAAAGTCCGATGCATGATTTCATCGGAAACCCGATGAGCCGCACAACCGAATAAGAAAGCCACTAATTTGGGATTTTGTGTAACCGGATCGGTATAGGTTGCTTGAATGTAATCCGCAAAGGCATAAATGAAGGGGTCCCAGTGCGAATCTTCACCATAGTGGTTGCCTTTCACATAGCCGGAATCAGGATAATAGGCGCCTGTTAAGTAAGCGTCGCGGTTATTGTGTAAAAGGTCTCGCAGCTTGGTATCGGGCAGGTAATCGATAGCCTCTTGAGCGAGAAACATATGCGTCAGGCCGCCGCCTGCATAAACCAGAGGAACAAAGCATAAGAGAAGAAGACCGAGAATAAATTGTAGTTTTTTCATGTGCGCTCCTGCATTTGTGAACCAGTACGGTTAAAATCGGACTTGGGAGTGAAAGTGTAATGGGTTAATCCTGTCCGATTATACAGGTATCTGATATAACACAGTGTTGCGTTAAAGGTAAATACATCTATGACAAAGATCTGGCGAACAGAAATCAGCCTTGTTGCAGTCACGGAGCGGGCTAAAAACACCATGTCTGATCATCTGGGCATTGAGTTTATAGAGATTGGCGAAGATTTCCTCGCTGCCCGCATGCCCATTAACCATCAAACCAAACAGCCGCTTGGAATCATGCACGGCGGTGCATCCTGTGTACTTGCTGAAACGGTGGGCAGTACAGCGGCTCAATTCTGTGTAGATCAGACGCAGTATTATTGCGTGGGTCTAGATATTAATACCAATCACATCCGTGCGGTACGAGAAGGGCATGTGACGGCAGTCGCAAAACCGTTTCATTTGGGGAAAAGTACGCAGGTGTGGAGTATTGAAATAAAAAACGCGGAAGACAAACTTGTGTCAGTCAACCGCCTGACAATGGCCGTGCTAAAACGCTAAAGCAAATTTGCTATGGTCATGTGATCTGTATTGCCAGCCTGATAGCGGCCAGCAGGCTGCCTGCGTCTGCTTTGCCCGTACCAGCCACGTCAAGAGCGGTGCCATGGTCCACAGAAGTGCGCACAAATGGCAGACCCAGTGTCACATTCACCGCATTGCCGAAGCCAATGTATTTGACCAGCGGCAGCGCCTGGTCATGATACATGGCGAGGATCGCATCGGCTTCGCGTAAATACATTGGCGTGAAAATGGTATCGGCTGCCAAAGGTCCGTCAATGTGGTAATGCTGTTTGCGCAGTGCGGCAATGACAGGTTCAATGATATCTATTTCTTCACGCCCGAGATAGCCGCCTTCGCCCGCGTGGGGATTTAATCCGCAAACGAGCAGGCGTGGCGAGGAAATGCGGAAGTACTTTTGGAGTGAATCATGGAGAATAGTCAGTGTCGTTTGCAAGCTGTCCTTTGTGAGTGTCAGCGGCACGCGCGCAAGCGGTACATGAATAGTCGCCAGGGCTACTTTTAGCTGGTCTACAACAAACAGCATGACAGTATCTTTCACGCCCGCGCATTGCGCAAAGAATTCAGTGTGGCCTGTAAAAGGAATGCCAGCGTCATTGATCACACCCTTGTGCACAGGTCCTGTCACCACGGCGTCCGCTTTTTTCTGCAGACACCATTCTGCTGCGAGCTCAAGTGTACGGAGGACGTAGTGAGCGTTGGCCGGATTTAATTTTCCTGGTACCACTTTTTCATTGAGTGGCACAGAGACATACTTGAGCCGCCCCGCTTGATGGGGCAGCGGCGTTTCCTCTGCATGACACAAGGATAACTGCAGGGGGAGGCCGATGGCCTTTGCACGTTCTAAAAGCAAATCAGGGTCTGAGACGACAACCAACTCAACAGGCCATGCCTGTTGAGCAATCTGAGCAATAATATCAGGGCCAATGCCGGCGGGTTCACCGGGCGTTAGCATGATCCGCTGCGGCGAAGGCATTGTGTTCACGCGATTTTAGAAATAAAAGCCTGGCCGCGCAGTTTGGAAACCCAATTTTGCATGGCTTCTTCAAATTTGCGCTGCATCAGCAATTCTTCAACTTGTTTGCGATTGGGTGTTGCTTGTGCATCCGTGGCGGCGCGGGCATCCGTTAAGCGGATAATATGAAAACCATTTGAAGTCTGAATGGGGCCCGCTATTTCCTTCACCTGCATGCGTGTGACCTGTTCAGCGAAGGCAGAAGGAATTTCCGGCAATTTACGCCAGCCGAGATCGCCGCCTTCTAGCGCATGTTTTTCGCTGGATTCGGCTTGCGCCACTTCACGGAAGTTTTGTCCCTGGTGAAGCTTGGTAATCAGTGCCATTGCACGTTTTTTTGCTTCAGTAATCTCTGCGGGAGAAGGTGTATCTGACAGCGGTATTAAAATATCTTCGAGACGGTATTCCTTAGTGCCATTACTTTGCCAGATTTTAGAATGCATGAAGGTATCTACTTCCTGCGGCGTGATTGTGATGCGATTAACCACTTCCTGCTGCTGCAGTTTTTGCAGCGTCATTTGATCGCGGATTTCATTGCGATAGTCGGCAGTTTTCATGCCTTCCTGATTGATGCGTTGATACAGGGCATCAATAGAGACATTATTTTGTGCGGCAATACGCTCAATGGCCTTATCCAAATCATTGTCTGTTATGTGTACGCCAGCCTGCTTTGCAATCTGCAGTTGTAACTTTTTATTGATGAGCTGATCGAGTGTTTGCTTTTGGAGGATTGCTTCCGGCGGAACGGGCATCTGCGCTTGGGCAATTTGCATCTTCATCATCGATAAAGCTTGGTTTAATTCGGATTGGGTAATCACGTCATCGTTAACGATGACAAGGATCTGATCAAGCTCCTGTGCGCTTTTGGCATAGCTTTTGATGCAGAGGGTGGCGCTTAAGATCACTATTAAACCTGTCATGAATATTTTTTTCATTTAACTTCCTATCCAAATAACGTTTGTGTATTGTAACCTGTTACCGTGCTTAAAAGACCGCTGGGGTCTGGGCCGATTCCACCGAGTCCTTTCAGAAGGAGTTGAACATAGACTTCATTGGCATACATTGGGGTTCTATTTTCAAGATTGGTGAATGTGCGTCCTCCTACCATCCTCACTGCCCAGCAGCAGGTGTCGTATTGTAACCCATAGAGTAGGTTCTGAAAATGATTGGTATTCCAGTCTTGTGTCCAGCGCCCTACGGCATTTAAATCGCGGATTACAGGCCAAACGAATGAAAAATCAGTCATTTTTATATTGTTATCGGATTCATTTAGCGTGATACCAGAGAAAGGGTTACCGTTACGCGCATAGCCATACCCAAGATTGACGATATGCGAATCATCCTTCTTGTAGAAAAAGGCGACGCTAGCATTCGCCAGCTGTTTGGTGATGGGATCCCAAATGGAATTTGCAGTAAATTTCCATTGAGGATTGAGTTGGTAGAGAAGCGCGCCTGAGACAGGTGAAAGGCGATAACGGTTTGAAGGCGTGTCAGGATTATCCGAGCATGATTGATCGTTGCACAATGTGACGCGGCGATCGGTAAAGTAAACAATATCACCAATGACAAGACGTATTTTTTCAAGCCCGGTTTCACGATCAATCAGCCGGCTTGTAAAGCCCACGCCTATCTGGTTGGTATCGCCGATACGGTCCAGGCCGGTGAAGCGGTTGTAATAAAATATCTGATCATAATTCAGGGCGCTGACAGTGGTATCAAAAAGCGGAATATTGGCCTGATTGCGATAAGGTATATAGACATAATAAACCTGGGGTTCCAATGTTTGCTGATAATCGTTATTAAAAAGCGTGAAATCGCGGGCGAATGTTACGCCAGCCGCTGTGTCGAAGATGGGAACAGACCGTTGTATACCGCGAGGCGTATTAGTATCCGTGGTTTGCCGAAGG
Proteins encoded:
- a CDS encoding peptidylprolyl isomerase produces the protein MKKIFMTGLIVILSATLCIKSYAKSAQELDQILVIVNDDVITQSELNQALSMMKMQIAQAQMPVPPEAILQKQTLDQLINKKLQLQIAKQAGVHITDNDLDKAIERIAAQNNVSIDALYQRINQEGMKTADYRNEIRDQMTLQKLQQQEVVNRITITPQEVDTFMHSKIWQSNGTKEYRLEDILIPLSDTPSPAEITEAKKRAMALITKLHQGQNFREVAQAESSEKHALEGGDLGWRKLPEIPSAFAEQVTRMQVKEIAGPIQTSNGFHIIRLTDARAATDAQATPNRKQVEELLMQRKFEEAMQNWVSKLRGQAFISKIA
- a CDS encoding YfhL family 4Fe-4S dicluster ferredoxin yields the protein MSLIITDECINCDVCEPVCPNTAIYQGELIYEISPDKCTECVGHFAEPQCVSVCPVDCIIKDPQHPETDEQLMEKYQRLTGESVK
- the pdxA gene encoding 4-hydroxythreonine-4-phosphate dehydrogenase PdxA produces the protein MLTPGEPAGIGPDIIAQIAQQAWPVELVVVSDPDLLLERAKAIGLPLQLSLCHAEETPLPHQAGRLKYVSVPLNEKVVPGKLNPANAHYVLRTLELAAEWCLQKKADAVVTGPVHKGVINDAGIPFTGHTEFFAQCAGVKDTVMLFVVDQLKVALATIHVPLARVPLTLTKDSLQTTLTILHDSLQKYFRISSPRLLVCGLNPHAGEGGYLGREEIDIIEPVIAALRKQHYHIDGPLAADTIFTPMYLREADAILAMYHDQALPLVKYIGFGNAVNVTLGLPFVRTSVDHGTALDVAGTGKADAGSLLAAIRLAIQIT
- a CDS encoding hotdog fold thioesterase; translation: MTKIWRTEISLVAVTERAKNTMSDHLGIEFIEIGEDFLAARMPINHQTKQPLGIMHGGASCVLAETVGSTAAQFCVDQTQYYCVGLDINTNHIRAVREGHVTAVAKPFHLGKSTQVWSIEIKNAEDKLVSVNRLTMAVLKR
- a CDS encoding zinc dependent phospholipase C family protein, coding for MKKLQFILGLLLLCFVPLVYAGGGLTHMFLAQEAIDYLPDTKLRDLLHNNRDAYLTGAYYPDSGYVKGNHYGEDSHWDPFIYAFADYIQATYTDPVTQNPKLVAFLFGCAAHRVSDEIMHRTFYPVIRDKDFHGDGETAHNYGDTGIDLLVNVDKNQWLSQPGTWWVPVKDLVQVYHRMGKDEYTAQEIIWGNTVISMAGYGERLISGPAYPYLQWKMPWTAAHYYDWPTGGIVMDEHKVADYQINLWQRLQGKANLKAKAVTNKGPVHSGSTPVIDFAKKALESGAASVKTRNNPDGSVELQQPGVNEAAKFQALLNELVAKLIK
- the coaD gene encoding pantetheine-phosphate adenylyltransferase, which codes for MRKNIAVYAGTFDPITYGHIDLIERASRIFDKVIVAIALNKNKKPLFSLSERVQLTTKILSDYKNVEIDGFDSLLLDFAKQHGANVILRGLRAVADFDYEFQLASMNRNLNPAIESMFLMPAEKYMYISSSLVREIASLGGKVTGFVPPLIVEALHKKFHEV
- a CDS encoding TolC family outer membrane protein, whose product is MKKRVLLLIALSSWQITASAADLIEVYQQALLSDPTYQQAVAQRLSTKEGVPISVSSLLPNLSVQAVPSVTRSGFAGSNFSVDANTGAPLSPRNNTARAYTLTLTVTQTVFDFSKFAGVAGAVATSKSADATLNASLQNLMTRVASAYFAVLRDEDNLSYNEAAKQAYAEQLDQVRQQYKVGLKTVTDVYTAQASYESAVASYIAAETTLANDRENLRVITGKYYPHLSKLSEAFPLVTPQPANMEAWVKTAILQNWSIKSSQYSVDSSRQSIRQQIAGHLPTVNLQGTMDRLYENNINGYDSLTSRNGPGTQTDRAIALNINVPIFSGGGVVAQTNQAVYNYQSAEQQLEQTIRNTANTTRQSYLNIIAGISQIKADQQAIKSNISSLEGMEASYRVGTETLVNVLNQRQKLYQAQTQYATDRYAFVNNVLALKQAAGTLSFDDLRAINAWLIETQSHPDKKSHRYNNTAMMTAAKNDPATPAVVTGRREQKFTGQ